The following is a genomic window from Procambarus clarkii isolate CNS0578487 chromosome 52, FALCON_Pclarkii_2.0, whole genome shotgun sequence.
ACTCACATGGAGTGCATCGGTGCTGAACCTGACACACCAAGGAGTCACGCAGGTGCCTGAACCAGATAGCttcatcctccctgataatgtcacAGAACCACTATCTAATTCCACTTCTTGGGTCACTGGGCTGCCACCTCTGGACATCTTCTACATCACCAGTGAGATTTTAGTGGCCATCATATCCATCATTGGCAACGCTCTCACCATCGCTGTCTTCACTGTAGACCAGAAACTGCACCGCCTCACAAACTATTACATAGTGTCCCTGGCACTGGCTGACCTCCTGGTGGGTTTAGTAGGCATCCCCTTCGCCATCCTAACGTCAGTGGGACTGCCTAGGCCACTATGGGCATGTCTACTGATGCTCTCAACACTGCTTACTCTATGCGTAATCTCGGTATTCTGCCTGGTGGCTGTCAGTGTGGATCGCTACTGGGCCATTCTTCACCCGATAAGCTACATCAGAATACTGAATGTCAAAATAACCAAACGTGAGTATGCAAATGCTTTGCttatatgtgtgtaattacccaagtgcagttacaggatgagagctatgcttgtggtgtcctgtcttcccagtactctgtcatacaacgctttgaaactaccaaaagttttggcttccaccaccttctcacttaactttttccaaccatctaccactccaaTATTTTTTCAGCACCTGTGTTCTCTcaacttgaatctgtgtcctcttgttcttgaagttgctggtttcaggaatttctctttgtcaatttggtcaattcTTGTTATTATTTTGCAAGTggtaatcatatcacctctttttcttctatcttctagctttggcatatttaacacctctagcctctcctcgtaatttatgtttttcagttctggaaaccATTTTATAGCatgccgttgcaccttttccagtttattgatgagcttcttgagatatgagcaccatacaactgctgcatattccaattttggtctcacaaaagtcaagaacagttttagtatttcaccatctatGTAATTAAAAgcgagtctgaagttggaaagcaaccCATATGCTCCTCACTCAATGTTCATTGTGTGTTCATCCggtgacagtctactatccaaaaccacccttAAGTCTcgctctttattagagttctttaattcctttccacataatttgtaatttgtgtgtggtctattttctccaattccacattccatgacatttattcacactgaattccatttgccacatggcactccaagcacttattttatctagatcaatttgaagggcatgacaatcttctaggtctcctatcttccccagtatcttagcatcaagtgaaaaatgttcatataattttgtatttcTTCTTGTAGATCATTTAAgcagatgatgaacattactgggGCATAAGAGCCGAACCTTGCGGAACTCTGCTAGTAAAACccttccagtcagatacattgcctctgaataCTGCCCTCATCTTTCTGTCAATTAGAAAATGTTTCATCCATGTtaaaagtctccctgtcacccctccagcatattccagtttccaaaacatcCTCTTGTGTAGGACTATATCTAAAGCCTTTTTTTAGATCCCAATACAGTCAACCTAACTGTCTCTTTCTTTGAATACTGCCCTCATCTTTCTGTCAATTAGAAAATGTTTCATCTATgttaagtctccctgtcacccctccagcatattccagtttccaaaacatcCTCTTGTGTAGGACTACAGTATATCTAAAGCCTTTTTTAGATCCCAATACAGTCAACCTAACTGTCTCTTTCTTGTAGAATCTCTGAGgttctatcataaaaactaagtattATGTTCCTGTTATGGTCCTGTGTGTgttatattatgttcctaactctgctctcctctcactatattatgcactaaactATCCCTAtcctaattatggtatctgtgtatGGGGGGTCTAcctctgcaaaccacctcaagcccatcatcacccagcaaaaatctgctatcagaataataacaaactctgctttcagacaacactcggctcccttgtttaaatcccttaacatgctaaatattaactccctccacacattctcttgtgtcaactacatttacaaaaccctgttcttaaatgcaaaccatgctctgaaactctcactGGACAGATGaaacaaatatctctttgatatccccagggtcaaacttaatctgtgtaaacgctCTATCAAAATAaatggacctagtctatggaactcactccctagtgaattgaaaagctgtcaaacttttgcctcattcaaaaacaaaaagtacctaatttcatcttcgtagtttcctacaccgagtgttaaatttgctctgtatctagtgttactcaatctcccaatctttatgtacttaatcctaacaactttatcattgtgttcattgctgtcttcttttatgtgctagccagatgctgtattgtgcctactaatgtttgttaaactaccattcaagctgtcattgcaatccatctgagctacctatgtgctttaatatactgtacctacaattttctctcatttatttttttcttgctatgtaacttatcatttttataaattttgctagtatttacctacttaaaattttcttagattaaggacctgctcgaaatgCTGCATgttctagtggctttacaagaatgtaattactatgctatgtatcctcacaatcccaatgtaccttcttgtatatatataaataaataaataaataaagtagatTTATTACACAGGACCTTCCtgtttgaaaaccatactgtctgtccatTATTGTCATTAATCTCTAGGTGTTCACCTCATTTGGGattaactattttttctagtgttttgactaccatgcgtgttaatgatatgggtctataatttagaggggtCAATAATTTAACTCTGCCACCATTTTTGTAGTGGAACTATGTTTgcatttttccatatatctgctaagattccaatgcacaaggatgtctggaatatcaATTGGAGTGGaatactcagctcagatgaacatTCTCACCCAAGGTGAAACCCCATCTGGTCCAGATAAGGTACCCAGCAAATATTGACTGTCATAAATCTGTTAAAGATGAGAAACAGCCAGTATTGGATTTTGACCACCAAAAGGCGAGAAGACTCTAAAGCCACAAGGGAACTGTAAGAGTTAACCACAATAACAAAGGAATGCTGTGCATTAAAAGTAGCTGGCAACGAGCATACAATATTGCATAAAGCTATCTCATGAAGAATTAAGGAGGCCACTTATGTGTGTTCCATATTCCATAATGGGATTTCTTATTCAAATTTCTACCCAGTCACTCATAAAGCATCTGTAACCATTGAAATGATCATTAGCCTGGTATTATGGAAAACAAACTGTGCACTCTTAAATGTGACCTATTCCGATggctttcctcccacccctttatTAGTAGTGGGAAATGGCTCAGACTAAGCTGTGTACCAGCCACACGTGCTTAACGCATGAGCACTTAATTGAACAATGGCTTGCTCCTAATTATCTTAACAACACTCTCCCAACAATAGGCTATTGTTGGTTATTATCTGCAATAGGCTACTCACTGCCTAAGGATGAGTTAACTCCCACTCACCATGCTTCTGCTATGTTTTGCCTGTTATGCCAACAAGATTTTGCAAATATACATCATTGCTTGCACACATTCCTCATATTAATCTATTTATAATTTGTTACTGTGTATGCTCCATGACATCATAATTTATTCCTACAACCAATCTTGTAAACTGACAGTAATATTTCATAAACAATCTAGAAAATGTGTGTGTATTGCAATTATTGACTAACTCATAACATCTATAATAACTTCCACTTTTCCTTTTCACTGCTGTTGCTACTCCTACCCTGcccctactggtggtggtgtctgcatGCCGGTGTCACTGCTACTGGTGCTCCTACTGGTGCCCCACGCAGGCATCATCCTGGCATGCTGGGTCTCGGGGACACTGGTGGGTCTGATGCCTATGATGGGATGGCACGAGGAGTACGACGACCATTGCATCTTCACGCAGGTCATGAGCTATAGCTACCTCATCTTCCTCGCCTTCAACACCATATTTGTCCCGGGGCCAATTATGATCATTTGCTACGCTAGAATCTACAATGTTATTCTTAAGCAGGTGCGTATTTATTGGAGGAAGAATTATTTTCAAGCGTAGAGTTAGTAAGGTTTTTTGTTACAGATGTGAAGAGTAGTGAttgaatgttgaccaaaccacacactagaagatgagataatgacgtttcggtcagtcctggtccattatcaagttgattgtgattgAATATCACTGAATGATCGTTGAATTGAATGATTGATCAATCTAGTGATTGAATGGTTACTTTCAATTGTGGAGTAGAGGATTTATTGTTTCTTTCAGGTGTATAGTGGAGTATGAGAGTTACTAGTGACAAGTGTATAGTGGAGTATGAGAGTTACTAGTGACAAGTGTATAGTGGAGTATGAGAGTTACTAGTGACAAGTGTATAGTGGAGTATGAGAGTTACTAGTGACAAGTGTATAGTGGAGTGTGAGAGTTACTAGTGACAAGTGTATAGTGGAGTGTGAGAGttccaggcgatgagtcacaataacgtggctgaagtatgttgaccagaccacacactagaaagtgaagggacgatgacgtttcgatccgtcctggaccattctcaagtcgattgtctaatgacttgacaatcgacttgagaatggtccaggacggaccgaaacgttatcgtcccttcactttctagtgtgttctGGTCGAGTATGAGAGTTACTTGTCACAGCTGCTGACTACCTTGTGGTTAGAGTCTGTTGCTAATTACAGGTGGGATTTGAAAATAATAGTGTAGATAATTGCTTGTGTATATGTGCATTAGAAATAGTTGAATAATTATTAAATGTGTTTACTGAAAGCTACAAGTGTATGTACTGAAGTGGAATCTTCATAACTGCAGATGCATAATGTAATGATGGAGGGGTGTTCATcaatccaggtgtgtgtgtactgctgaGAGGTATTGCTGGTCATCACAGTAAGTAATGATCAAAAGGTGCCAAGCCTGGAAGACCATTCAACACCATCTGTGACAGAGAATGGTATAAAATTCCTAGATATCACTCAGAATGCCAATACAAGAGCAAAGGCATCAGATTCACCAAGGATTTTATTGAGGGACAATTGACTCAAATGGGACATTGAGAAGGAAACATTTCAAAGCATTCTGAAAATCAGGATATTTTGTGAAGAGGTGTGTAACTGTAAGAAGGACAATGCAGTTATGGCAGTATAGCACAGGGCTTTCTTCCATTAAGTGTCCATGAGTTAAAGCCAAACTTAAAGGTAGATAAAACAATGGGAACCTGCACAGGGAAGTAACTTATCCAGGCTCAAAGTATGGACCAGGCAATGCACCCCAAGAGTGGAGGAGTCAATATTGTGCCAAGATGGGAAACAAGAAAACATGATTGTATGGAGTAACAAACCCTTAAGAGCCAGGAATTAAGCACAAAAGAGGGTCCAAGGGTAGCCATGGGGCCCTTTCTCCTGCAACCCCAATGTTCTGTGATCTTTACCCAAACTGGAATTGTATCACAGAGGAGTGAAGGAGTAGCCCTTCAAACCTCCAACCCCAGAAGGAGTAGCCTCCAATACTGATCCTGCATTAGTTGGGACCTATAAGTCTACAGCATGAAACCACTTAGAAGCCCTAACCAATAAAGAAGACCAAGATGCAGAGCAAACAAAACCAGCCAAGGCAGTAGCAGCATTGGAAGCCAGCGGATAACTGGCTCAAGCGGCAAACAGATGCCACTCTAACTGTCTCATAAAAGAGTGGAGGATCAACAGCAGCACTATACACAGGGTGCTGTgtatcagcagcagcaccacccatCATACATGGGCTGAAATGAAGCCTATATCATAAAAATCGGTCTCAGAAAACAGGGACACGAGAAGGCGGCTCAATCAAGACCGAAATCCAGAGCTGAAAAATAGTGCACACATGTGGGTATTATGACAGTGTCACCACACAGAGTAATTTCATTTAAAGTAAAATATGCTTGGCACGCCTTCTGGAGTGTGCTTTAAGTGCCATGGACATACTAATCTGTGAAAGCCCAGTTCTTGTCTTCATCCAAATATGGCTCATACATTAAAAATCTAATGTCTTAACATCTTTAAAAACTAGTGTTTCAGATGGAGTCTTCTGCTGCAACTGTGAGTAGGTGTCATAAAACTATTATCATTTCTCTTGAAGTGGTGGTCTCAACTCGTCAAAATGTTCTAATTCCAGAAAAAATCAAAATCTGCAGTTTCAGAACAAAAGGTATACCAAATAAATTTATGATTTATTGCATAAAAGCTTTAAGGCTGCTTTTGCTTGATTACCTGTAGACTATCTATTAAAAAGACTGCTAGCATCCTACATAGCTTGTTTATATCTCACAAGCCTCACTATCTGCTTTTAACTCATTCAGATGAGCTAAAAATAAATAATTCCACTTTTCAACTTTGTAACAATGCCTTTGGCAGTAGCTAAGTATACTTTAACATCACTTCTATATTTTAAATGCATATTTTAACGAGTTTGTATCTCCCATCACGATCAACTTGGCTTAATCACTGAACCTAGCACTCCCCCCCTGGCAGCAGAGTAGACACTGTTGGAGAATAATCACACGCAACCCAAAGCTTGAATAACCAGCTGCACTCGCAATGAGCTACTGTCCTTGTTTTTCTAGTCTACAGCTTGTTAGTAATAAATATATGATTGTGTTTACCTCATATATATGTTTTAAAGTCATTTTATAGTTTCCCTTTAAAGGATGTATGCCTTCCTTATTTTTTACCTGTAGGAAATGATATACAGTACTTTAAACATCACATATAGAGCTGAGTACATAGTCTAAAGTATAGAGTGTAAGTGGAGTGCCCACACTCTAACATTAAAATGTATGGTATAACAAATTTCAGTGCTTTACATGATACACACCTCGATAAAGTAATTCTCAAAAGAAATTACCAAGATCAGAGGGCTCGTCATTCACGATGCCAATATGAGAGCAGAAAATATAGGAACAATGTCAAAAAGAAAGAGACATTTCAAAATAGGCGGGTGGGGCGAGAGGCGGAAACTGGGACACACAGATTTCATCTTACAGGTTCGGGCTATACGATAGTTAACAAGTAAAACTCTCCACAAGGTGACACATGCAGATGAGTACAGAAAGAGAAAGCTGCAAGTGTGCAATCCTTGCATTAAAAGACTGCAAAGGAGTGTGGGAAGGGCTTTTAATGGACACTGCAGTGGAGGTTCAGAGCAAGCATCACTGGTATCTTTGTAGGGTCTGTGCCAAGTTTAACGGGCAAGATTCAGCATGGGATTTACAGGTTAAAAAGTCACAAGGGATGTGAGGACTGGTGCTAATGACAGACAAGTGTTTGAGTAAAAGAGCATTCATGGCTGACATTAGGTAAGCAATAACAGAACTATGGAAATGAACAATAACATTCAGGAATTAATTTACCAGCAATATGGCTCCTCATCTTCCAGATATGGGAAAGAGGAGTGTTAGCATTGATAGTGGAGACACATGATCTCCATTTCTTTCATTTAGAAAATTGACCCCCTGCAAGCCTCAGCACAAGAATAGGTGCTTCTTCCGAGCTGTGCTTACAACGAAGAGTGCATGCACAGTTAGAATTTATCAAGGAATGCACTTTTTCATGACATGGCAGGTAGAGAGCTGGAGAGAACTGAGGGGTAGCTTCCAGTCAGGTTAGTTGAAATTGATGAAGGGATCAAGGAACAGAGGCAAAGGTCAGAAAGTTTCCAGTCTGCTCAGTCAAAATATCATCAAGGAATAGGGATAGACAGATTAAAAGAACTGACGAATGAGTTAATCGGAAAGCAGTCATCACTGTTATGGAGGATGTCAAGGATTTGCTAAGCcagatcagggtaaaagaaagaaGTAGAAAAAGGAATGAGCAATACCTCTCCCTTTGGTAACTCCCTCTTCTTAAAGTAACTTCTCTCTTCCTCAGATAACCCACTTCTGCCTCAGTTCCCCCCTTCTTCCTCAGGTAATGCCCCCCCACTTTCTTTGGGTGACCCCCTTTCCTATAGGTAACCCCCTTTCCTATAGGTAACCCTTTCATCCTCGTGTAAAATTTCCCTGCTTTGCCTTCACAGGCTAGTAGCAGGGAGGTGAAGGCTGCCAAGAGCATGAGCATCATAGTGCTCTTCTTCATGGTGAGTTGGCTCCCGATTAACATCATCAACTGCATCCAGGCCATCTGCAGGAATTGCCCAGTACCCATGCTGCTCCTCTACTTCTCCATCATCCTCAGCCATGCAAACTCAGCCCTCAACCCCTTCCTCTATGCCTACAGTATGCAGGTAACCTTCTTATTAGTAATGGGATTAGGGTTTAGTGCTTACCAATATGTATATCTTGTTCCTGTGTCTccataggacacacacacacctttttttTCCTCTAATTGTTCTTCCGATTTACATATGTTCGTTTATTTGGGTATGTACTGTTAGGTGTGTTTATGAATTGTTAGAATGAGGTCACAAAATAAGAATACTGTATGTGATAGCTACATTTATATACTTATTGTACATATGCAAATGTGCATTTGTGTGCATATGCATGTacggtatatatatgtatgcattaGTAACTACTGTTGACAAATGTAAAAGGTGaggatatatatacacatgtgaaCAGATTACATAGCTTAAATGGAAATGGTGACATGGATAAGACTTAACATGACATGAGCAGCGGGTTACGGACGATATCTGCTTATACAACTCGATATTACTCCCATATTTTGCCAATATGAAGCTGTCTAATTTATATAATTGAAGGCTTATATTTTAATTATTGTATACGGTTCACTTCATTCAGTACAAGATTTTCTTTATATTGCTTTCAGAGATTATCATAGAGTGCAGTAATTTTCTGAAAATTAATCCAGGTTAATTGAATGGCTTGAACCTCGTAAACGAACAAACAATGTATTAAGAATCCTGTCCTGTCCCACATAgaattaattacaaaatttacaAACAATTTTGTAAGCATCCAATACAAGTATCAGATAAATTTTTAATCAAACATTTTTGAATGACTTCAAGATTCCTAAATCTTaaaattttatttaaaaaaagtaGTAAATAAAGGTATAGCATTATCAAAATATGTAAATCATGTGGCAAAAGCAAAGGGATATTTATACATTGACAGGTGCACCCTAATTCTCGATGCATTTAcacagtttactttagtcctggtcTCTGTTtctgactaaagtatacttgctggttggtcagtaaacttATATTAGAGTTGAGTCCAAACCACATAGCATTAGGGGGGCAATATTATAAATCTATGTCGCACTTTGTTCATGTCACGTGTTATAATTTTGTCATTGTAAGTATTTATTTATCATCTTTAATCTGTCCCCATGTTATGTATCTTCACTGTTTTCATTTTTGCCTGTAGCACAATATAATCCTTGATAATGTATTAATGAAAAGGACAATTTTCAGAATTTTAAAACTGTAGTGCAAGGTAGTGAAAGTTAGGAGACTCATATGAGCCACAGGGGTACAAGGAAAGATTTCCACATTGTGAGAGTTGTGAGTAAATGGTGCAAACAAAATAGGGAAATAGTAGAAGTGACCCAGCGGTAGAAACTAACTAGAGGTTTTCCCCCCCCCTCAGGACTTCAACAAATCCTTAAAGAAACTCGTCTGGCACCGCCTGCTGCGACAATCAACAGAGTTGAATTTCGAGTCTCAATCTCAGCCAAGTGATGCTTGCCAGCTTGACTCAAAACACACTGAAGAACTGCCCCCATCAACTCTGATAAAACCCAAGCTTACAGTCCTCTACTGTGGAGATCAATAACCCTATTTAAACATCTAGTAATGTGTCACCCTCTTTGTTGTTGCCTTCTACTCCTGCCACTGTAACAACCACACCTCATCCAAAATCCAAAGCATCCAAAACCATTCCATGAGCTACAACTATCCCCACCCATGCCTGCAGCATCAGTCAGAATGCCTCTAGCATTCCTAGCCACTGCTGTCGTCATCTATATGATTAAGGTCCCATTAGTGAAGTCGGGTTCATTCTTGACACACAATCGAGAATtacaggttcgaatcccaggcgggacagaaatggttaggcacatttcctttcacctaatgcttctgttcacctagcagtgagtagatgctcaggagttagtcagcttgttgtggggttgcatcctggatggggtcagtaattcggcctttatggggggggggggggtcctcgataaaagccaaaacgtgtatgaacacactctggcttcctgttccccgacacaatgaattattatgatGATGAGTGGCCCACAACAGCAACCCGAGGTAAACTGTTCACAGTGCATCCACTCTTGTCCCTCACACACTTCTTGGGTGCTGTGGCACTCCCATGAACATCCAGCCACACTAGTAGTCCATGAACTAATAGTGTAGACTAATTAATGTCAGCAACGCAGACTGACAGTCTGTGTTGCTGACATTAATCTTACCATAAGTAATGCCAGTGCAGCATCAATCAACCTATGATGGTGCCCAAGGGATTTTGGGAGGGGGGGTATGAAGTGATGCCAGGAGAAATCACACTAGAATCACTTCGGACAACTTGCAATAATTGTAGAGATTGGGCAGATGAAAAGGAAACTGTCCTCTCTGTTGAGCCAATGTCATGCGAGTGATACTGCCACTGCTTGCCTATTTAAGTACTCTTCTCATACTTGCACCTTTACTTTAATACTGAAACAATAACAACACCTTGGAAAAAAAACATGCAGAGCAAGAAAGGTGCATGCGCTGTTGCAAAAAAGAATGATTGGATATGCATACACCACTGATGAATCATCTtgctaaataaagtaaatatatacaaaacatTCAAGCTAACCCCAAAGATATGTGGTTAAATTCACGAGGATCAACTAGAGTTCAGGTCCTTGATGAATTTATATTTTCAGTACAGTTATATACTTTTCCAGTTACTAGAAGTGTTATACTCAATGgtcaaaataaaagaaaaataaacaaaATTTACCTCTCAACCATATAATTAGCTACAAGattctacaccaccacccactactgtctACGTTACCTCCACTCTGGGAGGAGCCTCTTTGTACAGGTACAAACTCCTGTACTTCATCATCACTTGATGATGCCCAATCTGTCTCATCCTCCGAGGCCGAGTCAACCGCTGGACTTGATAGTTTGTGCAGAATGTTTGGAAGAATTACCTCATTTGAATTTCTTTTCCCTTTCTTCGGAAGTGCACTGAAAAAGATAAATCATGATCCCATGAAATAAGAAACAATAATACTATCTTTGAACAAATAAGAGCCTTACAGACTGCTGAAGGGGAAGACTAGGGATTgagatgtgtggtagtgtatgcGGGAGTCACAGTTTAATCTACCTTGATGTAGGGGGCATGAAACGAGGACCAGAAATGGATATTACAAAGGATGGTGAAGAATGATGTGATAGTAGGATAAGACCACTGGCATCCAGTTTGATTATTCATGTTGAAATtaatttacaaatacaaataatattttTATGGAATAGTCTAAGGTATAAATAGCAAGAAAAGTCAGTTATAAATTGCCACAACACACTTTTTCTGTAGATGCAACACATTTTGAGATAGTAACCAAAATATGTAGCTGGCCAGATTAAGAGCATGTGCTAATTGTCGGACCATTGGCTGCCGATGTCTAGCCAAATTATCAGCTCATAAATTTGTAAGTGAATTTCCCTagtataaatatatacagtactgtatatgtattaTGATCTGCCAGGGTATATTATACCAGCCATAATTTTGAAACAATTGCAAACCATTCCTATACCATTCGTATAACAAGATAGCAAGTACTGTACTCGCAGGTTCACCCACCACATGGGCGGATACTGCATAGCAAACCAGCATGTCAATGCATTTATCCACTCAGTGTTTGCTAGTTCATTCCTTGGGAACCCCTGAGCATTAGGATATGTTACTAGACATGGTAGTATACTGTGTCAGTATTCTTTGGTGTTCTTTCAACTTTGTTTGGCAAAACAATTTTAAGACAGCTTCCCTAATGTTTGACTAACATATAATGGAGCAAGTGCCACCTGTTTATTTTGTctataataaacaaaaatatgtTGAAAAACAATGGATCGCCTCAGTTGAAAGAACAATGGGTTGCCTCAGTATGTCAATATATGTATgatagtatgttgaccagaccacacactagaaggtgaagggacaacgacgtttcggtccgtcctggaccattctcaagtcattcacaatcgacttgagaatggtccaggatggaccgaaacgtcgtcgtcccttcaccttctagtgtgtggtctggtcaacatactttagccatgttattgtgactcatcgcctgcatatgtatgatagtacttattgtaactatgtggactatctaaacaggaggatgggttgataaTCTTTAGTCTATATAGCTTAAACTTTCATGATAAATATTTCCTTTATCTACTATTAGCAAAATATAGTACACTAGAATTTTATAcatttaataatttataattcttataatttaataatttaaaataaaacGAGTTGCCATTTCATGCAATGTAATGTAAAGCTGCCGaaggaatataagaaaattcacttttgcaaacaaagtagtagacggttggaacaagttaggagagaaggtggtggaggccaaaaccgtcggtaatttcagagcgttatatgacagagtgctgggaagacgggacaccacaagcacagctctcatcctgtaactgcacttaggtaattacactcaagTAATTTCACCCTCAGCACATATAACAGGTTTATTTGGTGGGTCTTACCTCCATCCTgctgcagccacacacacacaatacacacaaatGATGTTTGGTTGGTTTCACCTCCTATTGAGTGAGAGACATGGCCTCAACACACATAACACATGTATTTGGTGGGTCTTACTTCCTATTCTGCAAGAGACAtgccctcaacacacacaacagATGTATTTGGCAGGTCTCACCTCCTATCCTGCCGCAGCCACACCTTCAACAAATGCCCTCCTGTCACAATTACACCTGGTGATGCGCTCATGGTCAGGTAGCGACCCTCGTCGTTGTCAGTTAGAGAGCAAATATATCTGCCACTTGATGCTTCACGAACTTATGAAAGTAAAGCAATTGAAACAAAACTTGAATTTAAAAATTAGTCATAACAAATTCACAATCTAAAAGATACAATAAAAATCCTTGATGCTAATAACATTGAGCAATTTAATATTACTATTCAAACAACTTTAACACATTATTTCTTTATAACAGTCTTAGAGAAATGTCATTGA
Proteins encoded in this region:
- the LOC123763598 gene encoding adenosine receptor A1, with protein sequence MDLLTWSASVLNLTHQGVTQVPEPDSFILPDNVTEPLSNSTSWVTGLPPLDIFYITSEILVAIISIIGNALTIAVFTVDQKLHRLTNYYIVSLALADLLVGLVGIPFAILTSVGLPRPLWACLLMLSTLLTLCVISVFCLVAVSVDRYWAILHPISYIRILNVKITKRIILACWVSGTLVGLMPMMGWHEEYDDHCIFTQVMSYSYLIFLAFNTIFVPGPIMIICYARIYNVILKQKKSKSAVSEQKASSREVKAAKSMSIIVLFFMVSWLPINIINCIQAICRNCPVPMLLLYFSIILSHANSALNPFLYAYSMQDFNKSLKKLVWHRLLRQSTELNFESQSQPSDACQLDSKHTEELPPSTLIKPKLTVLYCGDQ